The nucleotide window GTGGGCCCGGCGCCGAAGGAATAGAGCACGCTCTCAGTGGCTGCAGGCGTCACGTCAGGGACGTCGTTACCGGCGCGGGCAGTCGCCAGCGCCAGCGACAGCGCAGCGGTAAGCGTCGCGACTGCGGCGAAGATGCATTTGCCATCGAATCGAATGTGAAAAAACATATTTGGGATCCCTTTTCCTTTTGAGCACCGGTCAAGATCCAGTGTAAGCGAGCGGATTGAACAAATCGATCCGGGGCGGGGCGATCCTGCTAAGCGATCTTGTAGGTGACGAGCGCGTCGGCGATGAGGGCGCCGGACACGTCGGCGATTTCCACGCTCAGGCTGGCGATGCGCTTGCCCATCCGCTTCACTCGGGCGCGGGCGATCAGGTCAGAATTCACGGCGAAGCCGGTGTAGTTCACCGTGATCGAGATGGTCGCGGTGCGCACGGTCTCGGCGAGAGTCCACACCGCGGCGCATGCAGCAACGTCGGCCAGCGAGGCAATCGCGCCGCCGTGAACGGGAGCGGCCCGGCCGCCCTCGTTGAGCAGCCGCAAATCGAACGGCATCCGCACCAGCGCCGCGCCGTTGGCGGCGGATTCGATCTTCAGCCCGAGCATCGCGGCGAACGGCGCGCTTTCAAGCGCCCGGACCAGGCGGCTTCGATCCTGATCGGCCATTATTCTTGCAAACCAAGCGCGTCGGGCAGTTGCGCGAGGTCCGAGATGACGATGTCCGGCGCGGGAATTCCCTCGGGCAGCTCGCGCTCGCGCGTGCGAATCCACGCCGAATGCATTCCGACGCCTTTGCTGCCCAGCACGTCGTCGAGCGGAGTATCGCCGACGAACAGGATATCGGCGGGCTCGAGCCCCATCAGCTCGAGAATTTTTTTGAAGATGAGCGGGTTGGGTTTTCGGTAGCCGATGTCGGCCGAGATAATCACCGCGTCGAAGATCTCGCGGATGCCGGTGTCATGCATGATGAGGTGGCCGGTCTCGGAATCGTCGAAGTTCGAGATCAAGCCGACGCGCAGGCGCCTGGCGATTTTTTTCATCGCGTCGATTCGCGGCGCCGGCGCCCAAGTGACCGCGCGCACCCGTCCCATATGGATTCGGCGCAGACTTTCGGCCAGCGGCGCTGCCAGGTCTTCGTCGACGCCGAGCAGTTTGAGCGTGCGCGAGAAGCGCTCGAGGCAGGTAATCTCGATTGCGCCCGCCTTCGCTCGCTCGGTGAATATCTCGGCGTAAACCGCCGCGTGTGCCTCGGCGAAGGCGTCGCGGTCGAAGCGCCCGCCGAGCGCCGTTTCCAGCGCGGAGAAGAGCAGGGGAGTCGTGCTTCGAATTTCGCGCCCGCGCCATTGCATGACCGGCAGCGCTTCGAGATTCCAGTTGACGAGCGTGTCGAATAAATCGATCACGACCGCCTTGTAACGATGCTCAGCCACGCCAGCTCAACGCTCCCGAAGTGCCCGCGATTGCGGCGAGGTTCAACAGCAGCACGGTGCCATTGAGAATCACCGACATCCGGTGCAGCCGGTCGAACTCCGCCTTGCGGGCAGTGTCGGGATGTGGATCTTCGTTGACGGTGCGGATGGCGTCGGCTCGCGGCAGAATGACCCTGCCGGCATAGAAGGTGATTCCCAGCGCGATTGCCAGCACGACCGTGGTGGCGCCCCACCACATCCGCGGTCCGCGCACGGCGGTGAAATACACCGCGAGGATGAGGCTTACCGTTCCCGCGACGTAGCCAAGCATGTAGTAGCGCGGGAAGATCGCGCTGATCACTTGGCCGGCTTCGGCGGTCGGCAGATGGGTAAAAACCTCCGGCGCGGTGAAAAACGAGAAGAAAACAATTCCGCCGAGCCAGCATCCGAGTGCGGCCAGGTAAATCGACAAAAGTAAAATCATTTGGCTGTCAGAATTCCTGCTGTTCGCCGCTCAGTTGAGCCAGCGGTTGGGCGCGCCGGGCAGCGGCTGGCGCTCGGAAAATCCACTGTTCACCCGGTGCCATGCGACGACGCGCGGCTCGCCGAACTGCCAGCACAGGAAAACAACTTCGTCGTCCGCGTCATAGGGAAAATCGATCAGCCCCAGCTCGATATCCTTGAGGATGCATCCGAATGATTCGATTTGGGCGGCGGCGTCGGCCATGTTGGTCGCGAACGACCGCAGCTCGGGGTAACGCCCGACGATTTCGCTCATCGTGCAATGCAGGATCGAGGGATCGGTCACCGACAATTCGTCGATCCGTGCGCGCAACGACGTCGCCTGCATCTGCAGTTGGCGCATCAGAATTTCCAGACGTGGAATCAGCTCGTTGGCTTCTTCCTCGCTGAATAATTTTTCAAATCCGCTATTAGGCAACGTTTCCTCATCAGTAGCGCGAGCCGGTTACCGTGATTAGCTTCTTACGTACGAGGTGACCTTGTCCGCCCCACCACCGTATATTACGGTGAAATTTGGGTTGCGTGGAAGGCGTGGCGGGTTTGCCCTACGAGGTTCGATTGACCTATGGCAGATAAACCCAAAGGGGAAAAACGCTTCGAGATCGAGGAGGATCTGAGCAAGGCCGAGATTCCCGAGGTCCTGCCGGTGCTGCCCTTGCGCGGCATCGTGATTTTCCCCAGTCAGATTCATCCGTTCCTGGTTTCGCGGCCCTCGTCGCTCAAGTTGATCGAGGACTGCGGACAGACCTCGAAGGTTATCGCGCTGGCGGCGCAAAAAAACCCCGAAGACGAGCAGCCCGCGCCCGAGGCATTGTTCCAGCTCGGCACCGCGGTGCGCATCCTCAAGATGTTGCGCTATCCGGATCAGAGCGTGCGTGTGCTGGTGCAGGGATTGGCGCGAATTGAGCTCGGCCAGTTCACCCAGCGCGAGCCGTATTTCCTCGCGCACGTCAAGCGGCTCAATGAGCCGGTTTCCTCCGACCGGGAAATCGACGCGCTCCACGCGCATCTGGTGAGCCAGTTTTCCAAGTTCGTCTCGCTGGTGCCGTACCTGCCCGACGAATTGCAGGTGCTGGCGATGCAGGTGAAGGAGGCCGGCCGGCTTGCCGACATGACCGCCTCTTACCTGAAGATTCCGATCGAAGAGGGGCAGGATCTGCTCGCGACGCTCGACGTTCGCGCGCGGCTGGAAAAGCTGATCGCGATTTTGGGCCGCGAGATCGAAATGCTCGAGCTCGGGCATAAGATTCAGTCCCAGGTGCAGACCGAGCTCAACAAAAATCAACGCGAGTATTATCTGCGCCAGCAGCTCAAGGCGATCCAGAAGGAACTCGGCGAGGGCGACGCGCGCACTTCCGAAGTCGAGGAGATCGAAAAGAAGATCGAAGAGGCGAAAATGTCGCCCGAGGCGCGCAAGGTCGCGGACAAGGAACTCGAGCGCCTCAAGATGATCCCGCCCGAGTCCGCCGAGCACACTGTCGTGCGCACCTACCTCGACTGGCTGGTCAGCCTGCCGTGGGGCGCCTCGACCGAGGACAATCTCGACATTCGCCACGCACGCCAGGTGCTCGACGAGGACCACTACGACCTCGAAAAAATAAAGGAGCGCATCCTCGAGTTTCTCGCGGTGCGCAAGCTCAAGCACGACACCAAGGGACCCATCCTGTGCTTCGTCGGGCCTCCGGGCACCGGCAAAACCTCGCTGGGCAAGTCGATCGCGCGCGCTCTCGGCCGCAAATTCGTGCGCTTGTCGCTCGGCGGCATCCGCGACGAGGCCGAGATTCGCGGCCATCGCCGCACTTACATCGGATCGTTGCCCGGCCGAATCATCCAGGGCCTTCGCAACG belongs to Candidatus Binatus sp. and includes:
- a CDS encoding PaaI family thioesterase, with the translated sequence MADQDRSRLVRALESAPFAAMLGLKIESAANGAALVRMPFDLRLLNEGGRAAPVHGGAIASLADVAACAAVWTLAETVRTATISITVNYTGFAVNSDLIARARVKRMGKRIASLSVEIADVSGALIADALVTYKIA
- a CDS encoding HAD family hydrolase — protein: MAEHRYKAVVIDLFDTLVNWNLEALPVMQWRGREIRSTTPLLFSALETALGGRFDRDAFAEAHAAVYAEIFTERAKAGAIEITCLERFSRTLKLLGVDEDLAAPLAESLRRIHMGRVRAVTWAPAPRIDAMKKIARRLRVGLISNFDDSETGHLIMHDTGIREIFDAVIISADIGYRKPNPLIFKKILELMGLEPADILFVGDTPLDDVLGSKGVGMHSAWIRTRERELPEGIPAPDIVISDLAQLPDALGLQE
- a CDS encoding DUF4149 domain-containing protein, whose product is MILLLSIYLAALGCWLGGIVFFSFFTAPEVFTHLPTAEAGQVISAIFPRYYMLGYVAGTVSLILAVYFTAVRGPRMWWGATTVVLAIALGITFYAGRVILPRADAIRTVNEDPHPDTARKAEFDRLHRMSVILNGTVLLLNLAAIAGTSGALSWRG
- a CDS encoding DUF2203 domain-containing protein — encoded protein: MPNSGFEKLFSEEEANELIPRLEILMRQLQMQATSLRARIDELSVTDPSILHCTMSEIVGRYPELRSFATNMADAAAQIESFGCILKDIELGLIDFPYDADDEVVFLCWQFGEPRVVAWHRVNSGFSERQPLPGAPNRWLN
- the lon gene encoding endopeptidase La encodes the protein MADKPKGEKRFEIEEDLSKAEIPEVLPVLPLRGIVIFPSQIHPFLVSRPSSLKLIEDCGQTSKVIALAAQKNPEDEQPAPEALFQLGTAVRILKMLRYPDQSVRVLVQGLARIELGQFTQREPYFLAHVKRLNEPVSSDREIDALHAHLVSQFSKFVSLVPYLPDELQVLAMQVKEAGRLADMTASYLKIPIEEGQDLLATLDVRARLEKLIAILGREIEMLELGHKIQSQVQTELNKNQREYYLRQQLKAIQKELGEGDARTSEVEEIEKKIEEAKMSPEARKVADKELERLKMIPPESAEHTVVRTYLDWLVSLPWGASTEDNLDIRHARQVLDEDHYDLEKIKERILEFLAVRKLKHDTKGPILCFVGPPGTGKTSLGKSIARALGRKFVRLSLGGIRDEAEIRGHRRTYIGSLPGRIIQGLRNAGSNNPLFILDEVDKLGMDFRGDPASALLEVLDPEQNNTFSDHYLDVPFDLSKVLFLTTANMLDPVPHALRDRMEVLELPGYTEEEKLQIVQRHLIPKQLNENGLGDQKIEFSEEALREIIHSYTREAGLRNLEREIARVCRKIARSITEGETAPAIISGADVQRYLGAPRFFSEVAERTQEPGVATGLAWTPNGGEIMFIESTRMSGQKGLSLTGSLGEVMKESAQAALSYVRTHAAALGIAPDFFEKSDIHVHVPAGAIPKDGPSGGVTIAASLASLLSGRPVRSDVAMTGEITLRGKVLPVGGIKEKVLAARRAGIKTIILPRRNERDLEDIQPEVRKELEMIFVDTVDEVIRHALRDGDAVQAAAKPAPAPAAAGAEPAPAPAARTERTVLN